The genomic region CCCGTCCgctttattttcaatttaattgcAACGATATTGTTGTGTTCGAAAAACTTGAAGTCAATGTTTCGAGGAATAATAGCATTGCAGTCTGTGACATTTAACTGTGTTTTTCTTGCAAGCTGCTCCATTAGTTTTAATGGTGCCGTCAGCTTcctcgtatttcggtaattttgTGAAAGACTTGCAGGGATTATTTGAGAAATAAGGACGACATTTATTATTCCCAGCACGATTCGTAAACAAAAAAACCCGTCTTTCCACTTTGAAGTATGTGAATTTAATGCTGGTAGTTTATTCCAAACATACAACTATTTAGTCGGGCTCAGTACCATGTTCCATGGTCGGGCTCAGTACCATGTTCCATAGTCGGGCTCAGTACCATGTTCCAAAGTCGGGCTCAGTACCATGTTCCATAGTCGGGCTCAGTACCATGTTCCATAGTCGGGCTCAGTACCATGTTCCATGGTCGGGCTCAGTACCATGTTCCATAGTCGGGCTCAGTACCATGTTCCAAAGTCGGGCTCAGTACCATGTTCCATAGTCGGGCTCAGTACCATGTTCCATAGTCGGGCTCAGTACCATGTTCCATAGTCGGGCTCAGTACCATGTTCCATGGTCGGGCTCAGTACCATGTTCCATAGTCGGGCTCAGTACCATGTTCCATAGTCGGGCTCAGTACCATGTTCCATGGTCGGGCTCAGTACCATGTTCCATGGTCAGTACGAGGATTGTTCCATGGTCAGTACGAGGATTGTTCCATGGTCAGTACGAGGATTCATTGAAACGACGTAAAATTAGATAACACGTGcggtttgtatttgaatattggtCGGTGGCTTAAGTTGATTGATATGGAAGCGTTCAAGGGCCACTGTCTATAACACTTTTGAAAAACGCATCTCAAAATTGTCCTAATAAGGAGATACTATATCGTAATTAGTTATATAATTCAGACTAGGGATAATAAGTCCTGATtagaaaatatcaactttcattTGGGCAATATTAAGTCCTAATTATGACAAACTAACTCCTAGTCAGGATACACTGATTTCCTTATTTAGGAGATAATACGTCCTAATTATAAGACACTATCTCGTTATTATAAGTTACGTTGTCATTATCAGGAGAGTATCGTTATTAGCTATGAATGGCCATATATCTCGTTGCTAGGACTAGTGTTTCCATATTAGGACTTGGTACTTCATAATGACATATAACATCTCATAATGAAGGCTAAGTATCTCCTTATTAGGAGATAATGTATCGTTACTAGCAGTTTGTATCTTTTAATTACAGTAAAGATTCTCATAATAAGGACTTAGTATCTCGTAAGTACGAGATAGATATTtctaattaggacttagtatcTCCGAATTAGAACTTCAGGAGTATCATCTGACTATGAGTAAGCATCTCGTAATTATGACTTACTGTCTCCTGATTACgaataaatacatgtatctcCTAAAGAGTAGATTGTATCTCTCAAAATAGTATGTAATATGGAACAAAAACACTTCAGTAAATTGAACTTGTTGTAAAAGAGCGACAAATCTTTTATTTTCTGCATTTAAGAAGGGTTTCAAggatatgtataatattatatgtcatacaattattttttggaacGTTTGCATCCACAACACgtttatataacaatatgaaAAGCTAACTCCGTACCTTCGATCGATTTCGAGATAAACTTCTAAATCTAAAGTACTTGTTCACTGCTGGCATTTAGCTCCCATACTGTACGGTGATGATTCCCGAAAGACACTGCGATCATTTACAGAGTGAGGTAAATATAGATTTCTGTCAGACGACTGTCCAATTCTGCTCCAAGCTGAAACACCCAAAGGCAACTCTTAACATTTCTACAACtttatttcttgatatattttccTATTTAGAAAACCATGACACCTTCTAAAAGGTTTGGAACACATTTACACTTCTTTCAATATATCGTTCAGCAGAACTATGTTATGCGAATTCATTTACATTATGTTTCGTACTCACTTTCTTTTACGTGTAGTATTatcatgttattaattaggtgttTTCATATTGGCCCGGTTATTTGTCCAAAGTTAGCTGAATTTTCCTGAGCCCGAAAGGacgaaggcaaatacagctgaccgatGACAAATAActcggccaatatgaaatcacctaattaataagtattatattaattaactattGCGTATGGTACGacattttgttcaaaaacattcaaataacttaCCTTAAGTTCTCATTGAAGCAGTTTTCATCCCTTTTTCATGCATGGTGTCTGCTTtcctagacttgactttgctgattttgacatgcatccttaaagtgacattgcacagTTAAAGCTCTGTACagtgtaaggaagcatgtcttttcgtcttaatttcgtaaatcgtttgccaaaacgtcaGATTTTTTACCTTTGTCGTCCGttttgtcggtgtacaaaaacataattattgtaaaatccaccaacggattaaatacaactgtaatatcaataTCGTTATCGTACACCATTTCACACATTGCAGAGAGTCTGGTGGTGGAGACAAAGGTGGAAATGGAGGTTTGTGGGTCCGGCAACTCAGCTACTTCCGTGCGGTTCGAGGATATGATGGTAGACACTATCAACGCCACCACTCTCCACCTGGACTGGTGTCCCCTGCTTAACTGTGATACACTGTATGGATACAAGATCCGCTACTCAATCAAGGACCACTGCTCATACAATGAGATATTTGTCACGTCTGGGATCTCGAGCTACACGATCAGTGGCCTGAAGCCCAACACCGAGTATATAATCAGCGTGAACGCCGTGGATGCTGAGGAGCGGACCGTCCACAACTGCGGCTGGGGCACATTCCGCACCGACGACCTTGATGGTACGAATTATCACGCCTTTATGTAACTGAAATCATTTTCTAAGCACTTCCTTATATCACCTCATTTGGTTTTATAtaggtaaatttaaaaaaaaaaaaatcacgaaaTATACCCTTTAAAACGTTGAAAATCTGGTTATAAAATTTAGGTTACAATGTTTTCTGTTCTTCAAAAGGGCCGGCGTCATACTTTTTGTTTCCGTTCAATGATTCATGGCTGACACGCTCCTATGGAGACATTGACAATTGGAATTGTATTTAAAGCGTTTCCTTTCTGACAATATATTAGTTGTAAAAATACCATCAGGTACTAGTAAAGTATACATTTGTCGCTGAATTTTGGTTTATATCTAGCGTACACATAGACTTATCTTAGGGTGGTTTAGCGGTATGCGGGTCAAGGTCACCGCCAAGACTGCTCAAATCGTTTAAAAGTGGCTGGTCAACCCCATGAATTAGTTATGACAAATGTCTTTGTGTATTTCAAGTAGATTAATATGGAGACACCGGTTAGGCCACATTGGATGTGGAAAATATAACTGCTTAATTGGTTAACCAAGTGTTCTTCTTTACTTTGGTAGAACAACAAGCCTTTATACGGGGTGGATAATTCAGATTCTTGGTCTAGTAATGTAAGCCATGTGGCAATGGTTTAAAGGCGGTGTAGCATTGGTTGTTTCTAATGGGGAAATACtgtaatattaaaaagacattttgcATTTCTTATCGCGATATTTATATGGATAAATTTTGGTAAAGGCCTTAGTCAACAATAACCAACTATATGTGTTTTCCTCAAGATAATGCTAAAACGAAAACGTATTTAAGAAAAGGTCAACATACACTCATTTTTGCAAAAGCTATTATctgatgaaatttattttccAAATGGGAATATTACAATTGGCCGCGAATCGACTAATGGAACTAGAAGCATAACACTTGCACGTATTAAGAAACAGTGCTTGCTCATCACAGACTTGCTCGATTCAGCAGGAAAGAATCATATCAACTTTAGTTTCGTGACAAGCATTTTTCTCTATTACACCCCTGACAGTCACCAAGTTAGATTCTTCCCATTCCTAATTGCATTTTCAACAAGGAATTAGACCGATAGTATGATAAGTCAAGATAAATAAacataagtattaaaacaaaaggtTAGTTTCGAAAACTTTATGATTCATGTACagctatttattttattttcctttgtcACTTAGTTTTAATGACGAATGTTCATGTGCAATCTAATTTTACCACAATTTCGGTTCATATCGTTTGTCATACGactgtggtctgtttgtggtacTGCAGTCCTTTTCACTAACTGTGGTTTGTTATGCACGTTTCCTATTTTAGTTTGAACTTGTCATGGCTAATTTAAGTCCCACTTATTTAGGAGGCAAAACATAAATCCGAAATACTTCATCGTGATAACTTGATTTCGTTCGAGAGTCAAATCATTTCCTGTTTAACGTTTCAGACATCGCGCAAAATGATTCATGGCGATGCGGACATACTCTATTGTAATGTAATAATGGTGTTTTGTTCGTTCCGTTCGCGTTTTATAACGGATGACTTTAGTGCGTGACTGTGCAGCAACATATCAGCATTGTATACCGATGAATCGCCGCCCTTTGAGGGAAACTGGTATCATGTATCACTCAACTTTTGACCTTGTacataaaagacaaaaaaagttgacGAGGAAATCGATCTAGAAAGGCTTCCTTGATGATAAAGGCTGACAGTGCACGAACAAATAATTTGTGAGAAATAGTCGTGATCCCGTATCTCATATTCAATATTGTCGGGGCGGaatgtaaaatgtatgtatCGACGGTTGCCCTGGAAACGATAATATATAGGCAGCAAGCCACTATTGTCTGTTTGGTGGATATTTCTacttgaaatgtaaaaatacgaatcatatttgttttgacattattatatatatattacattgtgttCACAACATAGGATCGTTTTAGTGGACTTTATATTCAGCAATCAAAATGTTCCACAGACACCGCAGTGCGTCGGTCGTGCTTATTTGTGCTAGCGGTTCATTATAGGGAATTTTATCAGCACCAGGAAATGCACAAATTGCCGTTGTGTTTTGGTCAGACGGTATtaactaaacaaaaataaactgcaCGTTAGTAAAAGCAAATTATATTAAGCAAATTAGATACCTGCATCTCAAAACCGTTGTTATAATGATAGCATTTGCAAAACCATCCTCCAATAATaagcatatatttatatttatatgaattatatattgatGTTATATGAATACGTTTAACAATAGCAATGATCGTTAAGCGAAACAGTACAAAGAGGGAGATACAGAAATGCATATATTTGATGTTCAGTTGTGGTAATTCGACctattttctcaaaaataaatataacgtGTCGTTACGAATTATGCAAAAACTGTCCGCCTATCTGATTGATTTGTTATTACAACTGTCAAATCGGATTACGAGATTTGAGACCGAAAGTCTAATCACAAGACGGTCAATCCTTACTGATACAAGGAagataacagaacagaacagaacagaacagaacagaacaggcACTTTATTAGACTAATATAGCGGCTACTCATCTTAAGTTAAAAGGACTGGAGTTAAGTTAAGTTAagtttttaagttaaaactGGAACCCTTCagttaatgttgatatatgctcaaatgtCGTCATTTAAGACCATAATTTTCAATGGTGTTACTAAGGAATTTAAACGTGTGTTATCAATGGATCgttaaattgtcaaaacacCCCTATTGTACCAGTCCTTGTGGCCTTATGGTTCTGTCGCACTGGTTGTCCTTTTTTCTTGACTtaaccggcgtgggttcgcacgccactaaaacaaaatagtttttttgtacttttttggcattttcgacatcatagaataaaataatgatagcataagtgttttcaaaagcatttttgtttgtttttttgtccaaAAACATAAGAAGGTCCCTCTAAGGAATGTGTTGCTTGATCGatatcattatcggggatatgcatgcagttgggctggttaaagagTGTGGAGTACTCTAACCAACCCAACTGCATGCATACCCCGATGATGACATCAGTCACGCAAATCATTACTTacatttacaccaatagttcattatttcttttcagaattgtgataaaatactttatttcatttcagaaaaccttacagtaattctttctcaaccattctgtaaataaaacgaCCCTACAATAACCGGGAAGAGTTTATCATTTTACGGCACAATTTTGCGCGGTGTATATTTTATCACTTCATAGTTGTTACGTAAAACCACTTTTAAACGGACAATTGAAACTCTTATGAcaatcaaacatttaacatatcaaaataaGTACACTTTTATGTGTTCTATGTCTCGGTCATTACAACATATACTATAACGTTCTTTACAAGGTATATTCACTACGCGTATATCGCCCAGTTTGAGTTCATAAGTTATGTACAGACACACTTAGTTTAACAAAGAATTAACGTAAACTCATTGGTCTAATTATTGTTCATAATCAGAAGAAGTTTTAAAATTCTATACATAGCAGACGTAATACTAATACTTCCGAACCATTCTTGTTTGTAGGTATCCATAACTCTTCACTTAAATTCCcttataaatgcataaacatgcaCAAATAGGGGTTATTAATACTAATACGTACATATGCAAaccataattatataacaacttttttaacatAAGATGCCCAGTTTATACAGCCGTTATTACAGTTATTAAGAGTTTGGATATACACAGATCgcataacaacattttttattatcttagatattttaccagtattttctatttcatgtatatgtattgatatgtAACGTATACCATCCTATTTTCCGTATACTGCAACGTTACATGTGTGTATTCTTACCTTTAACAAGAGTTCACATTTTTAATGAATGTGTTCTTATTCTTTTGAATTAGTATTGCCCCACACTTCACATCCTAAATCTAAAATCAAgccaacaaaaaacattaaccAATTTACCAAATAATTTAGGCTTTAGgtcatttgtttgcatttatttaatttattcataacCTGGGTGGAGGTTCGGGCTTTTAAACTAAATGCTCTGATTTATTGTAAAACTTTCAGTATAATTTACAACAGctcttaaataattaaaattatcgACTACTGTTATATATTATGGCCATTATAGgtcaaatttaattttgacGTGTTCCCGGAGTTACCAataacgaaaaaaacaacattattttaggTTTGTATATATTGACCTATACACACCATGCATTGCGAAATAGATAAATATCATTTAGATGGTTTTGGACTACTACACGGATGCGAAACaatggctccagctcttttaggagctgtgtataaaaaagagccaatgacacttccgagctagagcaaaagaacggatatcatcgtaaaacgtaagtatgactcgttattttatctaatatcacaattatgagggcttatttgagaaatcggggaatgcagtgccatataaatatgtttaattttcacacgtatttcggttattttgtaaacatatgttttatggagttataaaaaacgattctcccatcaaacacatcaatgtttacaaacgaaagtagaacattttcaccaattttcagctgaatttcaccCAAGAAGCTTACCTTTAAGATAAagccagtattatcgagtgcttttattttgtcgggaataaaaatgaccgcctccacgctttggctcaagctccctggctttggctccagctcaacccagaaaaggagtataaacatgcttattccggtaatcaggcggtcatttttattcccgacaaaataaaagcactcgataatactggctTTATCGTAAATGCAAGCTTCTttagtgaaattcagctgaaaattggtgaaaattttctactttcgtttgtaaatattgatgtgtttgatgggagaatcggttttataactccataaacaataggtttacaaaataaccgaaatgcgtgtgaatattaaacatatttatatggcactgcctTCCCCGATtcctcaaataagccctcataattgtgatattagataaaataacgagtcatacttacgttttacgatgatatccgttcttttgctctagctcggaagtgtcattggctcgtttttttatacacagctcctaaaagagctggagccactgtttcgcatccgTGTAATACGAATGACTTGCCGAAAATGCCTATAGCGTTTACAAATAATAGCACTATCAATcaatacaatatcatcaatGCTAAAACCAGAGTTTATGCTATCCTGCAAGTTTAGTTCCAGGTAAAATTTAACCCCCGCCCCCTTGCCTCAGGTTAGCGGCATAACTAAAGTATTCAGACGATATATTTTAGCACCcaatttaaaattttcataCGTATCTTTAAATCTTCTTAGTATTTTACCTTGTATACCCGATCTGTACATTTTAACAACTTGGCGAtgcaatatatgatataaaaaatagcaTGTCAACATAAATGACATATActctttattgtttttgacaaatgTTTGCATAATATGCAATGAATATGAGATGCTCAATAGATAGCAGCATTACCCTCGATGCGTCTTGAAATTGGTGTTAATACATTGCTAAACGAATTACGATTTATATATAAGAGTTTCCTTGaatctttcttaaaaaaaaataatatgattaaCAGCAGCAGATAAACATGGATTAGAATAAACTTCAAGTTAATGTTTTCGCCCATCGCGTCCCGTTTTGAATAGTCTTAGTcgttttaacaatataaaactagGATAATCTCAACTTACGACTAAGATCTAGCATTTTACAAAGAATTCTTTTCGAAGACACTCTTTACATCTGGAAGGGACACTTGGCATCAGCTGATAGTGTCCCCTTTGGTACTTAACTGTTTTAAGAGATTCGAAAATTGAATAAACACAGTCAAATCTGATTCGGCGGAGATTGACATTGTCGTAAAAGTGCTGGTATATGCATGGTCGGAAGTGTCGAGTGTTTTGCTGTTTCAGGACCGGAGAGCCGTAGGTCCGCGCCGTACGTGGCCGTCCTGGTGGCTGCCGTCCTCCTTACCACCGCCATCGTCGTTCCCCTCACCATCCTCCTTTCCGCTTCTTGACCCCGTAAGCCCCAGGGTC from Mya arenaria isolate MELC-2E11 chromosome 3, ASM2691426v1 harbors:
- the LOC128228819 gene encoding uncharacterized protein LOC128228819 isoform X2; translated protein: MQDTDGNDNTVPSQPETESLVVETKVEMEVCGSGNSATSVRFEDMMVDTINATTLHLDWCPLLNCDTLYGYKIRYSIKDHCSYNEIFVTSGISSYTISGLKPNTEYIISVNAVDAEERTVHNCGWGTFRTDDLDGPESRRSAPYVAVLVAAVLLTTAIVVPLTILLSAS